One region of Pseudoalteromonas galatheae genomic DNA includes:
- a CDS encoding type 1 glutamine amidotransferase domain-containing protein: MMNKSLFTLSLVAALSATSVNTLAQDKNTPHVLMVLSSYGEMGADGTLSKPGFEFDELSKAYAVFKQNGVKVTLASPKGGEPLADKFDKNKPYNQAYSNDTAAMAQLKNTKRLSELEPAQFDAVFVVGGKGPMFDLHDSKPLQAIIRDIYVNNGVIGAVCHGPAALVDVKLENGEYLIAGKRVNGFTNEEEAAFGKKWTKQFPFLLEDKLIERGASFVQDGLMLNQVSIDGQLITGQNPFSTVNTAKAVVAALGLTVSELPRFKDDESILLVEQFFSDSSKARARYLADKSSFDPMLLGISGLYQAQHAQTAHQLAVAVELMQLTLADIDHPMLYEALVNAQLKLNDISGAQSTLEAALKKHGTAESLIALKEKVYG, encoded by the coding sequence ATGATGAACAAATCACTATTCACTTTATCTCTCGTTGCTGCGTTGTCAGCAACTTCAGTCAATACGCTTGCACAAGATAAAAACACACCTCATGTGCTCATGGTACTCAGTAGCTATGGTGAAATGGGGGCCGATGGCACTTTAAGCAAACCTGGGTTTGAATTTGACGAGCTCAGTAAAGCATATGCCGTGTTTAAACAAAATGGCGTAAAAGTCACATTAGCCTCGCCAAAGGGCGGTGAACCATTGGCAGATAAGTTCGATAAAAACAAACCCTATAATCAAGCATACAGTAACGATACGGCGGCGATGGCGCAGCTTAAAAACACTAAAAGACTGAGTGAGTTAGAGCCCGCGCAATTCGATGCTGTGTTTGTGGTTGGGGGTAAAGGCCCAATGTTCGACTTGCATGACTCCAAACCGTTACAGGCAATTATTCGTGATATCTACGTTAACAATGGCGTAATTGGTGCTGTTTGCCATGGTCCTGCGGCATTGGTGGATGTAAAGCTTGAAAATGGAGAGTATTTAATCGCCGGCAAGCGAGTAAATGGTTTTACTAACGAAGAAGAGGCAGCGTTTGGTAAAAAGTGGACCAAACAGTTTCCATTCCTACTTGAAGATAAACTCATTGAGCGTGGTGCATCGTTTGTGCAAGACGGATTGATGTTGAATCAGGTAAGTATTGATGGTCAATTGATCACGGGACAAAACCCTTTTTCTACGGTAAATACCGCTAAAGCGGTGGTTGCGGCGCTTGGTCTGACGGTAAGCGAGTTACCGCGATTCAAAGACGATGAAAGTATTTTGTTGGTAGAGCAATTCTTTTCAGATAGCAGCAAAGCGAGGGCACGTTATTTAGCGGATAAGTCATCATTTGATCCTATGTTGCTCGGGATCTCTGGTTTATATCAAGCGCAGCATGCGCAAACTGCTCATCAACTTGCGGTGGCCGTTGAGTTGATGCAGTTAACCCTTGCAGATATTGATCACCCCATGCTGTACGAAGCGCTAGTAAATGCACAGCTCAAACTAAATGATATATCTGGTGCACAGTCCACATTAGAAGCAGCGCTTAAAAAGCACGGGAC
- a CDS encoding DUF6058 family natural product biosynthesis protein produces the protein MELLNYLQAHFITKEALLRESQLSHFELAMLIEKRLMPKAAYKLTLKLECDSFFGEHSDESCLEFYPQGTLVWLGAVSQVADEAQAFSLFSQRYKDQLHRLKTQGLNPQDAKLGQDIDAHLESEWQHFLGGIYGLCTKTGLPEDIANKEAAIVIINEYLAQDEHLSPDELTNLHQVVDLLDEASALFAPHERERSSRKRLIDDVRVKFPKPLTS, from the coding sequence ATGGAGCTACTTAATTATCTGCAGGCGCACTTTATTACCAAAGAGGCCTTGCTACGCGAGTCGCAGCTATCTCACTTTGAATTGGCTATGTTAATTGAAAAACGTTTGATGCCAAAAGCCGCCTATAAATTAACATTAAAGCTCGAATGTGATTCTTTCTTTGGGGAGCACAGTGATGAAAGCTGCCTAGAATTTTATCCGCAAGGCACTTTAGTATGGCTTGGTGCTGTGTCACAAGTAGCGGATGAAGCACAAGCCTTTTCGCTCTTCAGTCAACGCTATAAAGACCAACTACATAGATTAAAAACGCAAGGTCTTAATCCACAAGATGCAAAACTGGGTCAAGACATCGACGCTCACTTAGAAAGTGAGTGGCAACACTTCCTTGGCGGTATTTACGGACTTTGTACAAAAACCGGTTTACCTGAGGATATTGCAAATAAAGAAGCCGCTATCGTTATCATCAACGAGTATTTAGCACAAGATGAGCACTTGAGCCCAGATGAACTAACCAACCTTCACCAAGTGGTCGATTTATTAGATGAGGCAAGTGCTTTATTCGCGCCTCATGAGCGTGAACGTAGCTCGCGCAAGCGCTTAATAGACGACGTAAGAGTAAAATTTCCAAAGCCTTTAACATCATAA
- a CDS encoding alpha/beta fold hydrolase, translating to MKIITSAVLGLVACSSVASANQSVHEHNYQYVEINGNKLAYACKGEGETTALLLAGMGLDAHETYKNTIHNINPKGYRLCFYDRAGTGKSTFAKPRVRTMLELTQELEAFTQATKMDNLVLVPHSFGGFVARAYANRNPEKVKGMVLIDIAHESWYHNMKSKMSKEAWKIMDWIVNWERDTHSLEDLEEASAHTEMYKINRKMPVTILSRGIPHVTIRSTGMSYADVDVYTQTSKDSQIKLQEIGDNVTSVTMKYASHLFDETDPFIAIKYIEEMVNKVQ from the coding sequence ATGAAAATAATAACATCAGCAGTACTCGGGCTCGTCGCTTGTAGTTCAGTGGCCAGCGCCAACCAATCAGTTCATGAGCACAATTATCAATATGTGGAAATAAACGGCAACAAACTTGCCTATGCTTGCAAAGGAGAGGGCGAAACAACGGCACTTTTACTTGCTGGAATGGGCCTTGATGCTCATGAAACCTACAAAAACACCATTCATAACATAAATCCAAAAGGCTATCGCTTATGTTTTTATGATAGAGCGGGCACCGGAAAAAGCACTTTTGCCAAGCCTCGAGTACGGACTATGTTGGAGCTTACACAAGAGCTTGAGGCATTCACTCAAGCCACTAAAATGGATAATTTGGTACTTGTACCTCACTCTTTTGGTGGTTTTGTAGCAAGAGCCTATGCCAACCGAAACCCTGAAAAAGTGAAAGGGATGGTACTTATTGATATCGCTCATGAGTCTTGGTATCACAATATGAAAAGTAAGATGTCCAAAGAAGCATGGAAGATCATGGATTGGATCGTCAACTGGGAGAGAGATACTCATTCACTAGAAGATTTGGAAGAAGCTTCTGCCCATACAGAGATGTATAAAATTAACCGGAAAATGCCAGTTACGATACTGTCGCGTGGGATCCCTCATGTGACTATCCGCTCTACCGGCATGAGTTATGCTGATGTTGATGTTTATACTCAAACGTCAAAAGATTCCCAGATAAAACTGCAAGAAATTGGTGACAATGTCACCTCTGTTACCATGAAATACGCTTCTCACCTATTTGATGAGACAGATCCATTTATTGCCATTAAATATATTGAAGAAATGGTGAATAAGGTACAATAA
- a CDS encoding calcium/sodium antiporter, with protein sequence MTINLIYIVLGLSLLVFGADRLVAGASKLAASFNVPSVLIGLTIVSFGTSAPELTVSIQSAVTGQGSLAFANVLGSNTFNILFILGVSALIAPLVVSQELVKRDIPMLVIASFIVTALVWDGRLSQLDAALLCSLLLFYVVYLFTQGRVLSNKNNEPTPSQQPNRWRERAVSMLLFIVGLGLLILGAKLMVDNAVQLARALAVDEVMIGLTIIAIGTSLPEVVTSIMASIKGHADIAVGNVIGSNLFNSLGVLGVTGLISATPLEVTSRMLSIDISVMIVATILCTPLLISGLMLSRKEGGILFIGYVAYFVYTLI encoded by the coding sequence ATGACAATCAATCTTATTTATATCGTTTTAGGCTTATCACTCTTGGTCTTTGGTGCTGACCGTTTAGTCGCGGGTGCCTCTAAGCTAGCTGCAAGTTTTAATGTTCCAAGCGTCTTGATTGGGTTAACGATAGTGTCATTTGGTACTAGTGCTCCTGAGCTTACTGTCAGTATTCAGTCAGCAGTTACGGGGCAAGGTAGTCTCGCTTTTGCTAATGTGTTAGGCAGCAATACCTTTAATATTCTGTTTATACTCGGTGTATCTGCACTGATAGCGCCACTGGTAGTTTCACAAGAATTAGTGAAACGAGATATTCCAATGCTAGTGATCGCCAGTTTTATTGTCACTGCATTAGTCTGGGATGGCAGGCTCAGTCAGTTAGACGCAGCATTATTGTGCTCGCTTTTGTTATTTTATGTCGTTTATTTGTTTACCCAAGGCCGCGTGCTTAGTAATAAGAATAATGAACCGACGCCATCACAACAACCAAACCGTTGGCGTGAGCGCGCAGTTAGCATGCTGCTATTTATCGTAGGGCTTGGCTTGTTAATCCTTGGTGCAAAACTTATGGTGGATAATGCGGTGCAACTAGCCCGTGCTTTAGCAGTGGATGAAGTAATGATTGGCTTAACTATTATTGCTATTGGCACGTCGCTACCAGAAGTGGTTACCTCAATCATGGCGAGTATAAAAGGGCATGCTGATATTGCGGTAGGCAATGTTATTGGTAGTAATTTATTCAATTCATTGGGTGTACTTGGCGTGACAGGACTTATCAGCGCCACTCCTTTAGAAGTGACAAGCCGTATGCTGAGTATTGATATTTCAGTCATGATCGTTGCAACGATACTTTGTACGCCATTACTTATTTCTGGGTTAATGCTCAGTCGCAAAGAGGGAGGCATCTTATTTATAGGCTACGTCGCATACTTTGTTTACACTTTGATATAA
- the speA gene encoding biosynthetic arginine decarboxylase yields the protein MTKFISSEQARECYNVRHWSQGFFGINDQGEVTAMPNQQQPQHAVTLTNIAQQIKSEGYTLPALVRFPQILEQRVHNIVGAFNQAITDYSYPEDYLLVYPIKVNQQKEVIEGLIASQAASDKKQLGLEAGSKAELLTVLALSEKTSAVIVCNGYKDREYVRLALIGEKLGHQVYIVLEKRSELDIVMAEAKALNVKPRLGLRIRLASQGKGKWQASGGEKSKFGLSASQVLTVVNQLKHADMLDALQLVHFHLGSQMANIRDVRVGVGEAARFYCELRRLGANLLNLDVGGGLAVDYDGTRSQSSNSMNYSLAEYANNIVYTVGDTCKQYNQPMPKIISESGRALTAHHAVLITDVIGTESYQVEEITAPVSEAPRLLHNMWTSWQALNEQSDDRALIEIFHDTQGDLAEVHSQFAMGLLSLEQRAWAEQVNLRVCYELNKRMDNKNRFHRPIIDELSAKLADKFFVNFSLFQSLPDAWGIEQVFPVLPLSGLTEAPKRRAVLLDITCDSDGTVEHYVDGQGIEATLPVPEFCKDKPYLLGFFLVGAYQEILGDMHNLFGDTHTVVATLDDQGELSLGNIDAGDTVADMMRYVHLDVEQFKRNFANLVESKLPLEEQATCLAELETGLDGYTYLEDF from the coding sequence ATGACCAAATTTATCTCTTCTGAGCAAGCACGTGAATGCTACAACGTGCGCCACTGGAGCCAAGGCTTCTTTGGTATTAATGATCAGGGAGAGGTTACTGCGATGCCGAACCAACAGCAACCACAGCACGCCGTAACTCTGACAAACATTGCACAACAAATTAAATCTGAGGGTTATACCCTACCTGCGCTAGTACGTTTTCCACAAATTTTAGAGCAGCGTGTACATAATATTGTTGGTGCGTTTAATCAGGCGATTACTGATTACAGCTACCCAGAAGATTATTTATTGGTTTACCCAATTAAAGTAAACCAACAAAAAGAAGTCATTGAGGGGCTGATTGCAAGCCAAGCGGCAAGTGATAAAAAACAGCTTGGCTTAGAGGCTGGCAGTAAAGCTGAGTTACTTACTGTATTGGCGCTCAGTGAAAAGACCAGCGCAGTGATCGTGTGTAACGGCTACAAAGACAGAGAATATGTCCGTCTTGCACTTATCGGTGAAAAATTAGGTCATCAAGTTTATATCGTTTTAGAAAAACGTTCTGAGCTCGACATCGTGATGGCAGAAGCCAAAGCACTAAACGTGAAACCACGCTTAGGCTTACGCATTCGTTTGGCATCACAAGGTAAAGGCAAATGGCAAGCAAGCGGCGGCGAAAAGTCCAAATTTGGCCTGTCTGCATCGCAAGTGCTTACGGTTGTTAACCAATTAAAGCACGCTGACATGCTAGACGCGCTGCAACTGGTGCACTTTCACTTAGGCTCGCAAATGGCCAACATTCGTGACGTGCGCGTTGGTGTGGGTGAAGCCGCTAGATTCTACTGCGAATTACGCCGTTTAGGTGCAAACCTGTTGAATTTAGACGTAGGTGGCGGGCTTGCAGTAGATTACGATGGAACGCGCAGCCAGTCGTCCAACTCAATGAACTACAGCTTAGCTGAATATGCAAACAACATCGTTTACACCGTAGGCGATACCTGTAAGCAATACAATCAGCCAATGCCAAAGATTATCTCTGAGTCGGGTCGTGCGTTAACTGCCCATCATGCGGTATTAATCACCGATGTGATTGGCACCGAAAGCTACCAAGTAGAAGAGATAACTGCACCAGTGAGTGAAGCTCCAAGACTGCTACACAATATGTGGACGTCTTGGCAGGCACTCAACGAGCAGAGTGATGACCGTGCGTTGATTGAAATTTTTCATGATACGCAAGGCGACTTGGCAGAAGTACACAGCCAATTTGCGATGGGCCTATTAAGTCTTGAGCAAAGAGCTTGGGCGGAGCAAGTAAATCTGCGTGTTTGTTATGAGCTAAACAAGCGTATGGACAACAAAAACCGTTTCCATCGCCCAATTATTGACGAACTCAGTGCTAAGCTTGCGGATAAATTCTTTGTGAATTTCTCGCTATTTCAATCTTTGCCTGACGCTTGGGGGATTGAACAGGTATTCCCTGTATTGCCACTTAGCGGATTAACAGAAGCACCAAAGCGCCGCGCGGTATTGCTGGATATTACCTGTGATTCTGACGGTACGGTGGAGCATTATGTGGATGGCCAAGGTATTGAAGCAACATTGCCTGTACCTGAGTTTTGCAAAGATAAACCCTATTTACTGGGATTTTTCTTGGTGGGTGCATACCAAGAGATTTTAGGTGACATGCACAATCTATTTGGCGACACTCACACCGTTGTAGCCACATTAGACGATCAGGGTGAGCTATCGCTGGGTAATATCGATGCAGGCGACACCGTTGCCGATATGATGCGTTATGTACACCTTGATGTTGAACAATTTAAGCGTAACTTTGCCAACCTTGTTGAAAGCAAACTACCGCTTGAAGAGCAAGCAACCTGCCTAGCAGAGCTTGAAACCGGCCTTGACGGCTATACTTATTTGGAAGATTTTTAA
- the speB gene encoding agmatinase, with amino-acid sequence MSHLFDHTDHSLYSNGMTFLRQPMVRNITDIDADVVVLGLPFDLATSGRPGARLGPDAIRRASVHLAWESKKYPWSFALWDKIKLQDAGDFTYPVGDPEYFTAQLELAALQILQQGKTLLSLGGDHFVTLPLLRAHQQIHGKMALVHFDAHTDTYSQGSRYDHGTMFYHAPIEGLISPEHSMQIGIRTEYTEQGHEFGVIDAMAANDLSAEEIAAQIKARVGDLPVYLTFDIDCLDPAFAPGTGTPVCGGLTSDKVLKILRALQGLNMIGMDVVEVSPSYDQSELTAIAAATIAHELLHLWAVKHK; translated from the coding sequence ATGAGCCATTTATTCGATCACACCGATCATTCTCTGTACTCCAACGGCATGACGTTTTTACGTCAGCCAATGGTACGCAATATCACAGATATTGATGCAGACGTTGTGGTACTTGGCTTGCCATTTGATTTGGCAACCTCTGGACGCCCAGGCGCACGCTTGGGTCCAGATGCGATCCGTCGCGCATCCGTGCATTTAGCTTGGGAAAGTAAAAAATACCCTTGGTCATTTGCATTGTGGGACAAAATAAAACTACAAGACGCTGGCGATTTCACATACCCAGTTGGCGATCCTGAGTATTTCACTGCGCAACTCGAGTTAGCCGCTCTGCAAATTTTGCAGCAAGGCAAAACGCTATTAAGCCTAGGTGGCGATCACTTTGTAACACTGCCATTACTGCGTGCTCACCAGCAAATTCACGGCAAAATGGCACTCGTACATTTTGATGCGCACACAGACACGTACAGCCAAGGTTCACGCTATGACCACGGTACTATGTTCTATCATGCTCCAATTGAGGGCTTAATAAGCCCAGAGCATTCAATGCAAATTGGCATTAGAACCGAGTACACAGAGCAAGGCCACGAGTTTGGCGTAATTGATGCTATGGCAGCAAATGACTTAAGCGCTGAAGAAATAGCTGCGCAGATCAAAGCACGCGTCGGCGACTTGCCGGTGTATTTAACCTTTGATATCGACTGTCTAGACCCAGCATTCGCACCCGGCACCGGCACCCCAGTATGCGGCGGTCTCACCAGCGACAAAGTGCTGAAGATTTTACGCGCATTGCAAGGGCTAAACATGATAGGCATGGACGTAGTAGAAGTCTCCCCTTCCTACGACCAAAGCGAGCTCACCGCAATCGCCGCCGCCACCATTGCACACGAACTACTGCATCTGTGGGCAGTAAAGCATAAATAA
- a CDS encoding MarR family winged helix-turn-helix transcriptional regulator: MDAIDRVQEQWAREKPQLETTPMAIMGRLVRIAKHMEAEVEKLHKQYGLNLGEFDVLATLRRSGKPFRLTPSELFKTMLLTSGAMTNRLDKLAAKGLIKREHCIEDRRSVTVELTAEGLALIEKLIEPHIAIQAQLVEGMSKEQQTLLNGELKAWLTQFE, encoded by the coding sequence ATGGATGCGATTGATAGAGTACAAGAGCAGTGGGCTCGCGAAAAACCACAGTTAGAAACAACGCCCATGGCGATAATGGGTCGCTTAGTGCGCATAGCTAAACATATGGAAGCCGAAGTTGAAAAGCTACATAAGCAATACGGCTTAAATTTGGGTGAGTTTGATGTGTTAGCTACCTTGCGCCGCAGCGGCAAGCCATTTCGCTTAACCCCATCAGAGCTATTTAAAACCATGCTACTCACCTCTGGCGCGATGACCAATCGATTAGACAAGCTAGCAGCAAAAGGCCTTATTAAACGTGAGCATTGTATAGAAGATCGCCGCAGTGTAACGGTGGAATTGACAGCAGAAGGCCTCGCCCTGATTGAAAAGCTGATTGAGCCGCATATCGCCATTCAAGCCCAATTGGTTGAAGGGATGAGTAAAGAGCAGCAAACCTTGTTAAATGGTGAGTTAAAAGCGTGGTTAACGCAATTTGAGTGA
- a CDS encoding DMT family transporter codes for MNILLAMIPAFLWGTTYAVTQYTLADWPPLLLGAIRALPAGLILLAVKPSLPKKADWKILCGLGAINIAAFFSMIFVMSLTLPSAISSVGMVSVPVFAMLYHWLVNKQRPGLVQALCGAALIVLAWLLFDPSSLSLNPLGLAAILAAITCIVIGSSITKSLGDRMHWWTVLTWQLIIGGVILTLLFGIHGVVAPTKYIAAINNFSMTNLSGILWVVLLNTALGYSLYVWLLQRMSVVDFTFGGIANPIAGILTGLVLLGETFTPLQYSLMVGMIVMPLLPQIIITTLRSRAVPAKCEVN; via the coding sequence GTGAATATACTCCTCGCGATGATCCCTGCATTTTTATGGGGCACCACGTACGCGGTGACACAATACACCCTTGCGGACTGGCCGCCTCTTTTACTTGGCGCTATTAGAGCGCTTCCGGCAGGGCTTATTTTGCTTGCAGTTAAGCCGAGTTTGCCAAAAAAAGCAGACTGGAAAATACTATGCGGCCTTGGGGCGATTAATATCGCGGCCTTTTTTAGCATGATCTTCGTGATGTCGTTAACGCTACCGTCTGCCATATCGAGCGTGGGCATGGTGTCTGTGCCGGTATTCGCTATGCTTTACCATTGGTTGGTCAATAAGCAACGCCCAGGATTGGTGCAAGCGTTATGCGGTGCGGCGCTTATTGTGTTGGCCTGGTTGCTATTTGATCCGAGTTCACTGAGTTTAAACCCTCTTGGTTTAGCGGCAATACTTGCGGCAATAACCTGTATCGTGATCGGCAGCTCAATCACTAAGTCTCTTGGTGATCGCATGCACTGGTGGACAGTGTTAACTTGGCAACTCATTATTGGCGGCGTTATTCTCACGCTTTTGTTTGGTATTCACGGTGTTGTCGCACCAACGAAGTATATTGCGGCCATTAACAATTTTTCGATGACTAATCTCAGCGGCATATTATGGGTTGTGCTCCTTAACACTGCGCTGGGCTATAGCTTGTACGTATGGTTACTACAGCGTATGTCTGTGGTGGACTTTACCTTTGGTGGTATTGCAAATCCGATTGCGGGTATTTTGACAGGGCTGGTGCTACTGGGCGAGACGTTCACGCCGCTTCAATATAGCTTAATGGTTGGCATGATTGTAATGCCGCTATTACCGCAAATTATCATCACTACCCTACGAAGCCGAGCTGTGCCTGCTAAGTGTGAGGTAAACTAA
- a CDS encoding GNAT family N-acetyltransferase gives MQLDISDNLKLQNLAVRHAKPLFDCVQSSRESLQNVLPWVAALHTEADAERYIDTRINNQVGGVWSAIEFNREFCGVFGIKYMDAQTQTAEIGYWLGEKARGNGLIGQVLEQVIAKLREVSDITTVEFQCLQSNIASQRIIEKIGGQFVESCVNDLGVANDESLYIYRLVL, from the coding sequence ATGCAACTAGATATTTCTGACAATCTCAAACTACAAAACCTTGCAGTGAGGCATGCAAAACCATTATTTGATTGCGTACAAAGTAGTCGTGAAAGTTTACAAAACGTACTGCCATGGGTTGCAGCATTACATACAGAGGCTGATGCAGAACGATACATAGACACGCGTATAAACAACCAAGTCGGCGGAGTTTGGTCTGCGATAGAGTTTAATCGCGAGTTCTGTGGTGTGTTTGGGATTAAATATATGGATGCTCAAACACAAACCGCCGAAATCGGCTATTGGCTTGGCGAAAAAGCAAGAGGCAACGGTTTAATCGGACAAGTGCTTGAGCAGGTTATAGCCAAGCTTCGAGAGGTAAGCGATATTACAACTGTGGAGTTTCAATGTTTACAGTCAAATATTGCAAGCCAGCGGATCATTGAAAAAATAGGCGGTCAGTTTGTTGAGTCCTGTGTCAATGATTTGGGTGTAGCAAATGACGAGTCGTTGTATATTTATCGATTAGTACTCTAA
- a CDS encoding NIPSNAP family protein, giving the protein MVTCYLKYVVDSTKIADFEKYAKMWIPLVNRFGGQHNGYFLPSEGASNIALALFTFPSLAAYETYRIGSFQDAQCQAAIKFAEDTGCIISYERSFFRPVFE; this is encoded by the coding sequence ATGGTTACTTGCTACTTAAAATACGTTGTTGACTCGACAAAAATCGCTGACTTTGAGAAATATGCCAAAATGTGGATCCCACTCGTCAATCGCTTTGGTGGGCAGCATAATGGTTACTTTTTACCATCGGAAGGCGCAAGTAATATCGCCTTGGCATTATTCACTTTTCCAAGTTTGGCGGCTTATGAAACGTATCGCATCGGATCGTTTCAAGATGCACAATGTCAGGCTGCAATTAAATTTGCAGAAGATACTGGTTGCATAATCAGCTATGAACGCAGCTTCTTTAGACCTGTGTTTGAATAA
- a CDS encoding VOC family protein, with protein MMITIDSLVLYVSDIKLSEAFYRQLFQSEAAQLSPTFVSIKCAHNVSIALKQNTALTPPSCITGGGSEISIMQPSQEAFLALYDTWKLLDIEFAQVPQAEVYGASFVVLDPDRHRIRVFTNDKVWSYF; from the coding sequence ATGATGATCACCATTGATTCTTTGGTGCTATATGTAAGTGATATCAAGCTAAGCGAAGCGTTTTATAGACAGCTATTTCAATCTGAGGCAGCGCAACTTTCTCCAACTTTTGTTTCTATTAAGTGTGCGCACAACGTCTCCATTGCACTTAAACAAAACACAGCCCTTACACCGCCAAGTTGCATTACCGGGGGCGGTTCTGAAATCTCTATTATGCAACCAAGCCAAGAGGCGTTTTTGGCTTTATACGATACATGGAAATTACTAGATATTGAGTTTGCTCAGGTCCCGCAAGCCGAGGTATATGGCGCTAGTTTTGTCGTATTAGACCCTGATAGACATCGTATTCGCGTGTTTACTAATGATAAGGTATGGAGCTATTTCTAG